From a region of the Castor canadensis chromosome 7, mCasCan1.hap1v2, whole genome shotgun sequence genome:
- the Eif4ebp2 gene encoding eukaryotic translation initiation factor 4E-binding protein 2, giving the protein MSSSAGSGHQPSQSRAIPTRTVAISDAAQLPHDYCTTPGGTLFSTTPGGTRIIYDRKFLLDRRNSPMAQTPPCHLPNIPGVTSPGTLIEDSKVEVNNLNNMNNHDRKHAVGDDAQFEMDI; this is encoded by the exons ATGTCCTCGTCTGCCGGCAGCGGCCACCAGCCCAGCCAGAGCCGCGCCATCCCCACCCGCACCGTGGCCATCAGCGACGCCGCGCAGCTACCTCATGACTATTGCACCACGCCCGGGGGGACGCTGTTCTCCACCACGCCGGGAG GAACCCGAATCATTTATGATCGAAAGTTTCTGTTGGATCGGCGCAATTCTCCCATGGCTCAGACCCCACCCTGCCATCTGCCTAATATTCCTGGAGTCACTAGCCCTGGCACCTTAATTGAAGACTCCAAAGTGGAAGTAAACAACTTGAACAACATGAACAATCATGACAGGAAGCATGCAGTTG GGGACGATGCTCAGTTTGAAATGGACATCTGA